One window of the Clostridia bacterium genome contains the following:
- a CDS encoding aldehyde ferredoxin oxidoreductase family protein, with translation MPLNRKVAIIDLTTGDIEIKPIPLEMRRKYIGGRALDAYLLYNHMKPGADPLGPDNVVVVSGGLLTGCLASGVSRTHVCAKSPLTGGFGSCNGGGFFSAELAYAGFHHLVIKGKAKKPVYLYVHNGKIEIRDGSNVWGTTVHDCQKIIRKELGDEEVKVLCIGQGGENLVRFANVMTGLKNSGGRTGMGAVMGSKNLKAIAARGTMDIKIAHPQEALEFNKGFVKLITSAKVNQTMGKIGTGFIWGATNSWGGVRVRNFQLNQLEDSETVEAEYLDEISEKTIGPNHMSACYGCQVHCRPRYRIPEGWPYAGEYDEGPEYTSQGAFAGEPGIPIGEVVLVANHMVNMWGLDTLETGSIISWAMELYEKGILTLEDTGGLDLRFGNYEALFEMIRRIAFREGLGDILAEGGRRAAEKIGKDSAKYLIDVKGMQNLHSDERATPALALNIAVSSRGADHLRGRPAIDLYKLPEPVLRKIYSTPIPYNGPLSSDYRDYQGKAWQVVWHEHCFMGVDAVGICKYHTTFLGATLPNFPDWSKAIYYNTGLEMTPEEIWYVAERGYNLERLFNLREGWTEKDDWLPDRYFDEPCALGAPGVRGRKIDREKFKKIRDEYYQHRGWDENGVPTPETLKRLGLDNEPSHIL, from the coding sequence ATGCCTCTGAACCGCAAGGTAGCTATTATCGATCTAACGACTGGCGACATTGAGATCAAACCCATCCCCCTGGAAATGCGCCGCAAGTACATCGGCGGCCGCGCCCTGGACGCCTATCTCTTATACAACCATATGAAGCCGGGCGCGGATCCCCTGGGTCCGGATAACGTGGTGGTGGTGAGCGGCGGTCTGCTCACCGGGTGCCTCGCCTCGGGCGTTTCCCGCACCCACGTGTGCGCCAAGTCCCCGCTTACGGGCGGTTTCGGAAGCTGCAACGGTGGCGGATTCTTCTCCGCCGAGCTGGCCTACGCGGGCTTCCACCACCTGGTGATCAAGGGTAAGGCCAAGAAGCCGGTCTACCTCTACGTTCACAACGGCAAGATCGAAATCCGTGACGGCTCCAACGTGTGGGGCACCACGGTGCATGACTGTCAGAAGATCATCCGCAAGGAGCTGGGCGACGAGGAGGTCAAGGTTCTCTGCATCGGGCAGGGTGGCGAGAACCTGGTTCGCTTCGCCAACGTAATGACCGGTCTGAAGAACTCCGGCGGCCGTACGGGCATGGGCGCGGTAATGGGCTCCAAGAACCTCAAGGCCATCGCCGCCCGGGGCACCATGGACATCAAGATCGCCCACCCCCAGGAAGCGCTGGAGTTCAACAAGGGGTTCGTCAAGCTGATTACCAGCGCCAAGGTAAACCAGACCATGGGCAAGATCGGTACCGGCTTTATCTGGGGCGCCACCAACTCCTGGGGCGGCGTGCGGGTGCGCAACTTCCAGCTCAACCAGCTGGAGGACTCGGAAACCGTCGAGGCAGAATACCTGGACGAGATTTCCGAGAAGACCATTGGACCCAACCACATGTCCGCCTGCTACGGCTGCCAGGTCCACTGCCGGCCGCGCTACCGCATCCCCGAGGGCTGGCCCTACGCCGGCGAGTACGACGAGGGCCCGGAGTACACCTCCCAGGGAGCGTTTGCCGGCGAGCCCGGCATCCCCATCGGCGAGGTAGTACTGGTGGCCAACCATATGGTGAACATGTGGGGCCTGGATACCCTGGAGACCGGAAGCATAATCTCCTGGGCCATGGAGCTCTACGAGAAGGGCATTCTCACTCTCGAGGATACCGGCGGGCTGGACCTCCGCTTTGGCAACTACGAAGCCCTGTTCGAGATGATCCGGCGGATCGCCTTCCGCGAGGGCCTGGGCGACATCCTGGCCGAAGGCGGGCGGCGGGCGGCGGAGAAAATCGGTAAGGACTCCGCCAAGTACCTCATCGACGTCAAGGGCATGCAGAACCTGCACTCGGACGAGCGGGCCACTCCCGCCCTGGCCCTGAACATCGCCGTATCCTCGCGCGGCGCCGACCACCTGCGCGGCCGTCCGGCCATCGACCTGTACAAGCTGCCCGAGCCGGTCCTGCGCAAGATCTACAGCACCCCCATCCCCTATAACGGGCCGCTGAGCTCCGACTACCGCGATTATCAGGGCAAGGCGTGGCAGGTAGTGTGGCACGAGCACTGCTTCATGGGCGTAGACGCCGTCGGCATCTGCAAGTACCACACCACGTTCCTGGGCGCCACGCTGCCCAACTTCCCCGACTGGTCCAAGGCCATCTACTACAACACCGGTCTGGAGATGACCCCGGAGGAGATCTGGTACGTGGCCGAGCGCGGGTACAACCTGGAGCGGCTGTTCAACCTGCGGGAGGGCTGGACCGAGAAGGACGACTGGCTCCCCGACCGCTACTTCGACGAGCCGTGTGCCCTGGGTGCACCGGGCGTCAGGGGCCGCAAGATCGATCGGGAGAAGTTCAAGAAGATCCGGGACGAGTACTATCAGCACCGCGGTTGGGACGAGAACGGCGTACCTACTCCGGAAACGCTGAAGCGGCTGGGCCTCGACAACGAACCGTCCCACATACTCTAG
- a CDS encoding 4Fe-4S dicluster domain-containing protein: protein MNASLPIRIMEPVPDSKRSAVAERFKLLKAPGPDVQAGDLAAVKRHLREVREYAADNLEGLEKELTRILPDRYPEVRTRLAATAGEAVEYIQGVAAGKVILTNNSAVVRRELKPQLQSRGFTVWNSYRQEFEPTQKGINDYWDLPRLLDRNLSFDFEVSRRLSGLPPANGEVKECVALLGVNAVSAADGTVFFLQHFTNIYKDLERARQVVIVVGLDKLAKDAEDAFFQARCMGLFGAESMLFEVQPGVPGPGGEPPVLEPSAALAEKGRELHFLMLDNGRKSLLQSKFRELFLCIGCRACNQRCPIRHSFTEVDWVWTPRNYLKQFLDGAIRSIDVCLHCESCRLACPLEIDLPHLMWEAKLDHVRKHGVPLSHMVLGRSELMAKAGSMVAPLANYGMQIKPVRWAMEVAVGIHREVRMPPFHRETFAAWFAERRKGGEK, encoded by the coding sequence ATGAACGCCAGCCTGCCCATACGGATAATGGAGCCCGTGCCCGACTCGAAACGTTCGGCAGTGGCCGAAAGGTTTAAGTTGCTTAAGGCCCCCGGTCCGGATGTCCAGGCTGGCGATCTGGCCGCAGTAAAGCGGCACCTGCGGGAAGTACGTGAATACGCCGCAGACAATCTAGAGGGACTGGAAAAGGAACTCACGCGCATTCTGCCCGATCGCTATCCGGAGGTCAGAACCAGGTTAGCCGCCACCGCAGGCGAGGCGGTAGAATACATCCAAGGAGTTGCTGCGGGGAAAGTTATCCTCACCAACAATTCGGCGGTGGTCCGCCGGGAGCTCAAGCCCCAACTGCAGTCGCGGGGCTTTACCGTGTGGAATTCGTACCGTCAGGAGTTTGAACCCACCCAGAAGGGCATTAACGATTATTGGGATTTACCCCGCCTGTTGGATCGAAATCTGAGCTTTGACTTTGAGGTTTCCAGGAGGCTTTCCGGACTGCCGCCGGCGAACGGTGAGGTAAAGGAGTGCGTGGCCCTCCTCGGGGTAAATGCCGTATCTGCGGCGGACGGCACGGTCTTTTTCCTTCAGCACTTCACCAACATTTACAAGGACCTCGAGCGGGCGCGCCAGGTAGTCATCGTGGTGGGTTTGGATAAGCTGGCCAAAGACGCCGAGGATGCCTTCTTTCAGGCTCGGTGCATGGGTCTCTTTGGCGCGGAAAGTATGCTATTTGAGGTTCAACCCGGCGTTCCCGGGCCCGGCGGTGAACCACCGGTGCTGGAGCCGTCGGCGGCGCTGGCAGAGAAGGGGCGGGAGCTCCATTTCCTGATGCTGGATAACGGTCGGAAGAGCCTCCTGCAGAGCAAGTTCCGCGAGCTTTTCCTCTGTATCGGTTGTCGGGCCTGCAACCAGCGCTGTCCTATCCGGCACTCGTTTACCGAGGTGGACTGGGTGTGGACGCCGCGTAACTACCTCAAACAGTTTCTGGACGGGGCCATAAGATCGATAGACGTCTGCCTGCACTGCGAGAGTTGCCGGCTGGCCTGTCCCCTGGAGATAGACCTCCCGCACCTGATGTGGGAGGCCAAACTCGACCACGTTAGGAAACACGGGGTTCCGCTGAGCCACATGGTATTGGGTCGGTCGGAATTGATGGCCAAAGCGGGAAGCATGGTGGCGCCGTTGGCCAATTACGGCATGCAGATCAAGCCGGTTCGGTGGGCCATGGAAGTGGCGGTGGGGATACACCGGGAAGTCCGGATGCCCCCCTTCCACCGCGAAACCTTCGCCGCCTGGTTCGCCGAGAGGCGGAAGGGCGGTGAGAAGTAG
- a CDS encoding S1 family peptidase, with amino-acid sequence MDLGRLCRRHREDLLSLPNVVGVGHGVRRVGGRATEEPAIVVLVKRKVPLTELKREERVPRALSKVAVDVIEVGDVRFLSRTQYVRPAPPGVSIGHYRITAGTFGAVVRDRLTGELMILSNNHVLANSTNGSDGRAMIGDPIYQPGPYDGGSAQAVLGHLYRFVPLRRDYEEASCKHARAAERLANRVLGLVRPEYRLSLYRRLSAENLVDAALAKPVSPDAVTAEILEVGTVRGVREPAVGMRVLKSGRSSGVNRGEVVAVGATVKVTLDEGREAVFSDQFVTEALAKPGDSGSLILDEERYAVGLLFAGSEKSTICNRIQNVLELLQVDF; translated from the coding sequence GTGGATCTGGGTCGGCTTTGCCGGCGCCACCGCGAGGACCTGTTGAGTTTGCCGAACGTAGTGGGGGTAGGCCACGGCGTGCGCCGGGTTGGGGGCCGGGCTACGGAGGAGCCGGCCATAGTGGTGCTGGTCAAACGCAAGGTGCCGCTAACCGAACTGAAACGCGAGGAGAGGGTTCCCCGTGCCCTCAGTAAGGTAGCGGTGGACGTAATCGAGGTCGGCGATGTGAGGTTTCTGAGCAGAACACAATACGTCCGGCCGGCTCCACCCGGGGTGAGCATCGGCCATTACCGTATTACCGCCGGGACTTTCGGCGCGGTAGTTCGCGATCGTCTGACCGGAGAGCTTATGATACTGTCGAACAATCACGTGCTGGCAAATTCCACCAATGGAAGTGACGGTAGGGCAATGATAGGCGATCCCATCTATCAGCCCGGTCCTTACGACGGAGGCAGCGCACAGGCGGTGCTCGGTCACCTCTATCGTTTTGTTCCCCTGAGGAGAGACTACGAGGAGGCTTCCTGTAAGCATGCCCGGGCGGCGGAGAGGCTGGCCAACCGGGTACTGGGCCTGGTGCGGCCGGAGTATCGGCTGAGCCTTTATCGACGGCTGAGCGCGGAGAACCTGGTTGATGCGGCGCTGGCCAAGCCGGTCAGTCCGGACGCCGTTACCGCAGAGATACTGGAAGTGGGAACGGTTCGAGGAGTAAGAGAACCCGCCGTGGGTATGCGGGTTCTCAAGAGCGGTCGTTCTTCCGGTGTCAACCGGGGCGAAGTGGTGGCCGTGGGCGCCACGGTCAAGGTGACCCTCGACGAGGGCCGCGAGGCCGTGTTCTCCGACCAGTTTGTTACCGAGGCCCTGGCCAAACCCGGGGACAGCGGTTCGCTGATACTGGACGAGGAACGCTATGCCGTGGGCCTACTGTTTGCGGGCTCGGAGAAGTCCACCATCTGCAACCGTATCCAGAATGTCCTGGAGCTGTTGCAGGTGGACTTCTAG
- a CDS encoding heterodisulfide reductase-related iron-sulfur binding cluster has protein sequence MRKVAFFTGCFANYYDPEIGKAFVRVLEHNGVEVEVPPQACCALPMVSKGNIRGAFKNMEDNVASLSRALQDGCEYVVLTCSSCSLMLKRSYPHFVPGEEACLVAEKTLHLSEYLSMLAEKGELKHDFRPIPETVFYHLPCHLRAQGQAVVDKSVDLLRFIPGLTYKKIAGNCCGMGGTNGFEKRNFRLSRSIAAKVVGDVKETPADRVVTDCGICQLQIETGAGVKVIHPIKLLQEAYGLQAG, from the coding sequence GTGCGTAAGGTAGCCTTTTTCACCGGATGCTTTGCCAACTACTACGATCCGGAGATAGGTAAGGCCTTTGTCCGGGTCTTGGAGCACAACGGTGTAGAGGTCGAGGTGCCGCCCCAGGCTTGCTGCGCCTTGCCTATGGTTTCCAAGGGCAACATCCGCGGTGCGTTCAAGAACATGGAGGATAACGTGGCATCGCTGAGCCGCGCGTTGCAGGACGGGTGCGAGTACGTTGTGCTTACCTGCAGCAGTTGCAGCCTCATGCTGAAGCGCAGCTATCCCCATTTTGTGCCCGGTGAGGAGGCTTGTCTGGTAGCGGAGAAGACCCTTCACCTAAGCGAATACCTGAGTATGCTGGCCGAAAAGGGCGAGCTCAAGCATGACTTTCGGCCTATTCCGGAGACGGTTTTCTATCACCTCCCCTGCCACCTCCGGGCCCAAGGCCAGGCGGTAGTGGACAAGAGTGTAGATCTCCTGCGCTTTATTCCGGGTCTCACCTACAAGAAAATAGCCGGAAATTGCTGCGGGATGGGCGGGACGAACGGCTTCGAGAAGCGCAATTTCCGCCTTTCCCGGAGCATAGCCGCCAAAGTGGTGGGAGACGTAAAGGAAACGCCGGCCGATCGGGTGGTGACCGACTGCGGCATTTGCCAGCTCCAGATCGAGACCGGCGCGGGCGTGAAGGTCATTCACCCCATAAAGCTTCTTCAGGAGGCCTACGGCCTGCAAGCGGGCTGA
- the groL gene encoding chaperonin GroEL (60 kDa chaperone family; promotes refolding of misfolded polypeptides especially under stressful conditions; forms two stacked rings of heptamers to form a barrel-shaped 14mer; ends can be capped by GroES; misfolded proteins enter the barrel where they are refolded when GroES binds) encodes MAAKQLAFNEEARRALERGVNVVAEAVKVTLGPKGRNVVLEKKFGSPTITKDGVTVAKEIELKDPYENMGAQLCREVASKTNDVAGDGTTTATVLAQAIVLEGLKNVAAGANPVFIKRGIEKAVEAVVEDIKRMSQPVETRENIAHVASIAANDREIGELIAEAMEKVGKDGVITVEESKGITTTVEVVEGMEFDKGYISAYFVTNPETMEVELEEPYILIHEKKISAVADILPLLEKVVRTGKPLLIIAEDVEGEALATLVVNKIRGTLQVAAVKAPGFGDRRKAMMEDIAILTGGTFISEDMGVKLENVDLSMLGQAKKVKIDKENTTIVEGAGTQDAINGRIAQIKRQIEETESDYDREKLQERLAKLAGGVAVIKVGAATETELKEKKHRVEDALSATRAAVEEGIVPGGGTALVNAIKVLDDVKVEGDEIAGVRIVRRALEEPLRQIAVNAGLEGSVVVERVKNEKPGIGFDAVTEQYVDMVKAGIVDPAKVVRTALQNAASIAAMLLTTEALVAEIPEKEKHAPHMPDMDY; translated from the coding sequence GTTGGAAAAGAAGTTCGGCTCCCCGACCATCACCAAGGACGGGGTAACGGTAGCTAAGGAAATCGAGCTGAAGGATCCCTACGAAAACATGGGAGCCCAGCTGTGCCGGGAGGTAGCTTCTAAGACCAACGACGTGGCCGGTGACGGTACCACCACGGCAACGGTACTGGCGCAGGCTATAGTGTTGGAAGGGCTTAAGAACGTGGCTGCCGGCGCCAACCCGGTGTTCATCAAGCGCGGCATTGAGAAGGCCGTGGAAGCGGTGGTAGAGGACATTAAGAGGATGAGCCAACCGGTGGAAACCCGGGAGAACATCGCCCACGTGGCCTCCATTGCCGCCAACGACCGGGAGATCGGTGAGTTGATCGCCGAAGCCATGGAGAAGGTAGGTAAAGACGGGGTCATTACCGTGGAGGAATCCAAGGGGATCACCACCACGGTGGAAGTAGTGGAGGGAATGGAGTTCGACAAGGGCTACATCTCCGCCTACTTCGTGACCAACCCCGAAACCATGGAGGTAGAACTGGAGGAGCCTTACATCCTAATCCACGAGAAGAAGATCTCGGCGGTAGCCGACATATTGCCGCTGCTGGAAAAGGTGGTACGTACCGGGAAGCCGCTGCTCATCATTGCCGAGGACGTGGAGGGCGAGGCCCTGGCCACCCTGGTAGTCAACAAGATCCGCGGCACCCTCCAGGTGGCGGCGGTCAAGGCTCCGGGGTTTGGCGACCGGCGTAAGGCCATGATGGAGGACATCGCCATCCTTACCGGCGGCACCTTCATCTCCGAGGATATGGGTGTTAAGCTGGAGAACGTGGATCTGAGCATGTTGGGCCAGGCCAAGAAGGTCAAGATTGATAAAGAGAACACCACCATTGTGGAGGGTGCCGGCACACAGGATGCCATCAACGGCCGCATTGCCCAGATCAAGCGTCAGATTGAGGAAACCGAATCCGATTACGACCGCGAGAAGCTGCAGGAGCGCCTGGCCAAGCTGGCGGGTGGCGTGGCGGTCATTAAGGTGGGCGCGGCCACCGAGACCGAGCTGAAGGAGAAGAAGCACCGGGTCGAGGATGCGCTGTCGGCCACCCGGGCGGCGGTAGAAGAGGGTATCGTCCCCGGTGGCGGTACCGCCCTGGTCAACGCCATCAAGGTGCTGGATGACGTGAAGGTGGAAGGCGACGAAATAGCCGGGGTGCGTATCGTGCGCCGGGCGCTGGAAGAGCCGCTGCGGCAGATCGCCGTCAACGCCGGCCTGGAAGGCTCGGTGGTGGTGGAGCGGGTAAAGAACGAGAAGCCCGGCATCGGCTTCGACGCCGTAACCGAGCAGTACGTGGACATGGTCAAGGCGGGTATCGTAGATCCCGCCAAGGTGGTACGGACCGCGCTTCAGAATGCGGCCAGCATCGCCGCCATGCTCCTGACCACCGAGGCCTTGGTGGCCGAGATCCCGGAGAAGGAAAAGCACGCTCCGCACATGCCGGACATGGACTACTAA
- the ypeB gene encoding germination protein YpeB — MRNKWWRAAAVIGLCAALAGWALWERAGRADYVHAVEADNQLEFYNLISRVEQAEVAASKALVAASPRQQVLYLTQLWNEAADAQDSLAQLPVGELNLSATRKFLAQAGDYGLALARKLAGGEDLTVTERDQLSRITAQLGEFGRRLHLLETRLDQTNFRWSTLAVRPPGSFMAGRTARASTELEQLAELGNFDRQLQEVPSLTYDGPFSDHRLQVAPKGVTGPRLSRSSAQAKALAFAREAGLRDLRVASSRRTSGPIPAYSFALDSTRDGARITVDVTEKGGHIVQMLNDRRLAAARLNASQALRKAQAFLNRHGLKNMLPTYSLSEANAQTITFVATQQGVLLYPDQVKVKVALDNGDIVGWDALSYLTNHHSRRLPRPRLDESAARSRVSADLQVGRGRLCIIPTAGGQEKLAWEFSTQADGDRFLVYINALTGAEEQILKVVEQPGGQLTM, encoded by the coding sequence ATGCGCAATAAATGGTGGCGCGCAGCCGCCGTAATAGGCTTGTGCGCGGCCCTGGCCGGCTGGGCCCTGTGGGAAAGGGCCGGCCGTGCCGATTACGTCCACGCAGTAGAGGCCGACAATCAGCTGGAGTTCTATAATCTGATCTCTCGCGTAGAGCAGGCGGAGGTGGCCGCCTCCAAGGCTTTGGTAGCCGCCAGTCCCCGTCAACAGGTGCTCTATCTGACGCAACTCTGGAACGAGGCGGCCGACGCTCAGGATTCGCTGGCCCAGTTACCGGTAGGGGAGCTAAACCTGTCGGCCACCCGCAAGTTCCTGGCCCAGGCAGGTGACTACGGTCTCGCCCTGGCCAGGAAACTGGCGGGAGGGGAAGACCTCACCGTAACGGAACGGGACCAGCTCAGCCGCATCACCGCTCAACTGGGCGAGTTCGGCCGACGACTGCACCTCCTGGAGACTCGCCTGGACCAGACCAATTTCCGCTGGTCAACTCTCGCCGTCCGGCCCCCCGGCTCCTTCATGGCCGGCAGAACCGCTCGTGCCTCAACCGAGCTGGAGCAATTAGCGGAACTGGGCAATTTCGACCGCCAGCTTCAGGAAGTGCCCAGCCTCACCTATGACGGCCCCTTCTCCGACCACCGTCTCCAGGTGGCGCCCAAAGGAGTTACCGGCCCCCGCCTCAGCCGCAGCTCCGCTCAGGCCAAGGCCCTGGCTTTTGCCCGGGAAGCAGGCTTGCGGGATCTCCGGGTGGCCTCTTCCCGTCGCACCAGCGGCCCCATACCGGCATACTCCTTTGCCCTCGACTCCACCCGCGACGGGGCCCGTATTACCGTAGACGTAACCGAGAAGGGCGGCCACATAGTGCAAATGCTGAACGACCGCAGGCTGGCCGCCGCCCGCCTGAACGCCTCCCAGGCCCTCCGCAAGGCCCAGGCGTTCCTCAATCGGCACGGCCTCAAGAACATGCTGCCCACCTACAGCCTGAGCGAGGCCAATGCCCAGACCATCACGTTCGTGGCCACCCAGCAGGGCGTATTACTCTATCCCGACCAGGTCAAGGTTAAGGTGGCCCTGGACAACGGAGACATCGTGGGCTGGGACGCCCTGAGCTACCTTACCAATCACCATTCCCGCCGCCTCCCCCGCCCCCGCCTGGACGAATCCGCCGCCCGCTCGCGGGTTAGTGCCGATCTGCAGGTAGGACGCGGCCGGCTGTGCATTATACCCACGGCCGGAGGACAAGAAAAGCTGGCCTGGGAATTCTCCACCCAGGCCGATGGGGACCGTTTCCTGGTATATATCAACGCCCTTACCGGGGCAGAAGAGCAGATCCTGAAGGTGGTGGAACAACCGGGCGGCCAACTTACCATGTGA
- a CDS encoding 4Fe-4S dicluster domain-containing protein: protein MAKVLMIDHDKCTGCRLCELVCSVKHEGVANPERARIKIIKFEWEGRYIPMACQQCQSAPCEGICPVKAIKRDEELGRWVVDYDLCIGCRMCVAICPFGGCKYDSIGAKVIRCDLCDGDPTCAQFCLVGALQYVEAEKVTTLKQREIAGKVATLLNKLVEAMAEVS from the coding sequence ATGGCTAAGGTACTGATGATCGACCACGACAAATGCACCGGGTGCCGGCTGTGCGAGCTGGTCTGCTCGGTCAAGCACGAGGGGGTCGCCAACCCGGAGCGGGCCCGCATCAAGATCATCAAGTTTGAGTGGGAAGGCCGCTACATCCCCATGGCTTGCCAGCAGTGCCAGTCCGCGCCGTGCGAGGGTATTTGCCCCGTCAAGGCGATAAAGAGGGACGAGGAACTGGGACGGTGGGTCGTTGACTACGACCTGTGCATTGGTTGCCGCATGTGCGTAGCTATTTGCCCCTTCGGCGGATGCAAGTACGACAGCATTGGGGCGAAGGTTATCCGCTGCGACCTCTGCGACGGCGATCCGACCTGTGCACAGTTCTGCCTGGTGGGAGCGTTACAGTATGTGGAGGCGGAAAAGGTCACTACCCTGAAGCAGCGGGAGATCGCGGGCAAGGTGGCGACCCTGCTGAACAAGCTGGTAGAGGCGATGGCGGAGGTTTCCTAG